One Carya illinoinensis cultivar Pawnee chromosome 5, C.illinoinensisPawnee_v1, whole genome shotgun sequence genomic window, TTACAGGCTTTTATGGCCACCCTGAAACCTCTAAAAGAGACAGCAGCTGGAACTTACTGAAGGCAATTAAAGAAGACACATCCCGCCCATGGATATGCACAGgcaatttcaatgaaataaaaagccaataaaaaaaaaaatgggagcTGCACCAAGGCCATACAGGCAAATGGAGAATTTAAGAGAGGTACTAAACCATTGTTCTCTCCATGATATAGTCACAAAAGGCCAACAATTCACCTGTTCTAATAACAAAACAAGTCTTCAATTTAAAGAAAAGCTTGATAGAGCTATGGCCACACCAGATTGGAAGTCAATATTCCCTAGCAACCTCTATAATATACTTCCAGCAGTAAAATCATACCACTCTCCTCTTCATCTAAGATTGAACAATTCTGAATGAAGCAGTAACAATAAAAAGCATGTGTTCAGATATGAAGCAGCATGGTCTTTGAGGAATGAAAGCCACACACTGATAACAGAAGCATGGCAGACGCTAGTAAATGGGGACCAATTGGATAAAAAATTCAGGAAAAGGTTAACAAACTATCAAAGGATGCTGCAGAAATAGAAAGCAGTCAACAAAAACAAGTTCCTCACGATATCCAAAAAATGTTACAGCAGATTGTAGATTTGCAAAATTCAAGAGCAGGAGACCATATTAGTGGCATACAACAGCAAGGAGATGTAAAATTGTATCTAGCTGAAGAGGAATTGAAgtggaaaaaaatggttaaacaACATTTGTTAAAGCAAGGGGATAGAAACACCAATTTTTACCACAAGTATGCATCTTAATGAAGGAAAACTAACTGCATTAGAGTTCTACAGAACCAAAATGGAAATGAAGTAGTAGACCAAGGAGAAATAGGAGTAATGTTTACTGATTTCTTTTCCACTCTGTTCACCTCATCTCATCCCACAACAGCTGAGGCTTGCATTTCAGGAATGTCACCTAAGGTAGCTGAAGACATGAACAAAAAGCTCTTAATGCAATTTACCCCTCTAGAAGTTAAAGAAGCCGTGTTCCGTCCAATTAAGTTCACCAGGCCTATATAGGTTCCCTGCTCACTTTTACCAATCCAATTGGGAAGCCATACAATAGGAAGTGTGTGATTTCGCACTCCAAGTGCTGAACAAAGGTGGCTCTCTAAAGGAGTTGAATGACACCTTTATCACTTTGATTCCAAAAATGCAAGAGGTAAAAAAAGCAGGAGATTTTAGGCCTATCAATTTGTATAATGTCATATACAAAGTTATTGCTAAGGTGCTAGGAAATAGGCTTAAAATTGTTTTGCCTAagatcatttctcaaaaccaaaGTGCCTTTATGGCTGGAAGGTTAATTACAGATAACATCTTAATAGCTTATGAAACCCTCCATGTAATGAACACTCGGTTGAGAGGAAAAGAGGGATACATAGCACTTAAactggacatgagcaaggcatatgaTCAAGTGGAGTGGAGTTTTCTGGAAGCAGTAATGCACAGGTTGGGGTTTGATGTCAAATGGATTGCTCTTATCATGAAGTGTATCACATCTGTCACATATTTCATACTGCTAAATGGAAAGGCCCAAGACTCATTTTCACCATCTAGAGGATTAAGGCAGGGGGACCCTTTTTCCCCATACATTTTTATCCTTTGTGTAGAAGCTTTAAGCTCAATGTTGAATGAGGTAGCAGAATGTGGCAGCATATCAAGTGTAAAAGTAGGGAAAAAGCCAGTGTATATCAACTATCTATTATTTGCAGACGATAGTTTGCTTTTTTGCAGGGCTAACTCTCTAGAGTGGAGTAGGATCCTACACATCCTAGAAACTTATGAAAAGGGATCGGGCCAAATGTTGAATAAGGAGAAGACATCAATATTCTTGCAGAAATACCCCAAAAGAAAACCAGCAAGTGATACTTCAGATAGCAGGCATAAAATCTCAATGATCTTTTGAGAAATACTTGGACCTTCTTGCCATAATTGGAAGAAATAAGGTGGTAGCCTTCCACTCAAtcatttatagaacttgggcgaggGTTACTAATTGGAGGACAAAGTTTCTATCAACAACTGGCAAAGAGATATTACTAAAAGCTATACTTCAAGCAATACCAACCTTTTCCATGGGAATCTTCCTCCTCCCTCAATCAATCATCCAAAGACTCAACAAACTACTGAAAAAGTTCTACTGGGGGTATAATGAAGATCACTCAAAGATCCAATGAGTGAAGTGGAATCAATTGGTGAAAGCGAAGGAACAATGTGGATTGGGGTTTAGGGATTTTAATAGCTTCAACATAGCAATGCTAAAGTAAAGCTGGGGCATTCTAAAATTTCCAGATTCACTACTAGCTCAAGTCTTCAAGAGTAAATACTTCCCTCATTCAGAAGTACTAGAGGCCAGGTTGAAGAACATGCCATCCTTTGCCTGGAGAAGCATAATGAATGGGAATCAATTACTAAATGATGGCTTGATTTAGAGAATAGGAAATGGTAGAAGGGCTAAAATATGGGAAGACTATTGGATCCCAACAGCATGGCCTTACAAGCCCCAAAACAGAGGACAGTAGAAGAGTTTGGTATTTGTGTCTAAACTTATTGACCCTGAATTGAAGCAGTGGAAGGATTGTTCCCTCAGGTCCCACTTTAGCAAATCAGAATTAGAGATGATAAAAGCCATTCCAATAAGCTTAGGGGGCAGGGAAGACCAACTGGTATGAGCTAGCACACAAAATGGTCTATTCACTGTAAAGAGTGCATACGACTTACATAAGGAGCTGATCAATTAGAAGAAGGGAGAATCATCAAAAAGCAAGGAAAACATTGAAACGTGGAAAGCAATATGGAAGTTGCAAGCCTCTAACTCTGTTAAAATGTTTATCTGGAAAGCATGTCAAGATGCTTTACCCACTCTCGCCAATCTGTACAAGAGAAAGTAGTCGAGGAAATGGAATGTCCTATTTGCAAACAGACACCAGAAATTGGGATTCATTTACTATGGAACTGTGAAGCAACTAGGGATGTATGGGGGTAGGGGTgtatcaaaattcaaaaaatggcAAGAAACATAAACTCTCTTAATGAGATTTGGAGTCACATGACCAAGAActtaaaggaagaagaaatagcAGAAGCAACCATTATTGCCAGATTGATTTGGCTTAGAAGGAATAATTTGATTCATGAAAAATCCTATACCCTTCCAGGATCGATAATTCAAGtagcaaaaatgaaaatgataagTTTCAAGGAAGCCATGGACAAATGacaaacaaaccaaaaagaTGAAGTAGCTCAAATGATTTGTACTTGGAAAAAACCACCAGAGGGTACTTACAAACTAAATTGGGATGTAACCATTGATCAAGCAGCTGTCAAAGTGGGAGTTGGAGCCATTATAAGGATTCACATGGACAGGTGATTGGTACTATTCAAGCTTCAAGAACATTAAAGGCAGACCCTTTCACAGCCGAATCATATACTTTTTTGCTAGTTTCAACTTTCTGTCAAGAAAATGGAATCACGGCTATGATAATGGAAGGAGATGCTTTAAAAGTGGTTAACAACCTAAGGAAGGAAGTCACTAACTGGAGTCAAGGGGGACTGCTAATTGAAGAAGCCAAAAAATCTTCAACTCGTATGCAACCCGGTCTGCTAATCATGTTAAGAGAGAGGCTAACAAAGCCACTCACAATTTAGCTAGAAATGCTCACTTGTTGTATGAAAACTTATATGAGTTGGAAAAAATTCTTAACTGTATTTTATCTACTGTTCACAATGAGATGTTGTAAGTCTTTTGAAGAGCAATAAACCAACTAgtttatttcaaaaataaaaaaagaaaaatggcctTGGGAGCAAATGGATGAAGATTTTGTAAAGCTATCGAAAATGTTCAATGCTATGAGATCTGTTGTCCAAGTGCCTACTTTGGACTCCGATTACGTGATTGTTGTCCTCACTCGTCACTTCAAAGTAGGTATGAGAGATACTATTTAAACCTGAACCTgtgttttgaaaactttttttttttcttttacttaatgattaagaaaatttttttaaataatattatatttttttaaaatgtttatgatgattaaaaaatatatataagcaaatacaaaaaaatgaaatgcatgCTTCGAGATACATTTTTGGGAGATATTTTCGGTGACTCTTGCACCGCTCAAGTAGGTATATTTCGCACTCCAAATACAATTCGTCCAAACCAGGTTACCAGAATGTCAAGTTAATTGCTTGAAATCAAGCCAAGCCAATGGCTTGGAATCATTTTTTcagtctttatttttttattttttttccagtcTACATAAGTACTATTAGTTCTAGATGAAATCAATTATGTAGTCTTTTCCATActcattattttttgtgtttagtCATGTAATTCGTCGATTAAGTCAGTGGTATGGAATTTTTGCAATAATGATTCTTGCTTGCTTTAGATATTTCGTTGgtaattaaaacatttatatgaaattttaggtgagtttaataaaaaaaatatttgtaattattaacattaaattactattaaaaatattatttttttaacaataacttaattataatttgattattattaacatatgataagaaaaattgcaaaatataagaaaaataaattagataataataataatttattattataactaatcgataaataattcaatatagtAATAGATTTTAAATAGAATAGAGAGAAAACAAAATACGTGATATTAGAAAAGAATAATGCTAAATCCCCCGTTGGGTATCTGTTCTCGCTtccaacttttttattttttttttaagtgattatgaaaaaattatttgatattattgtgaattttttatttttttaaatatttaaaaatattataaaaaaaaaattataaggcTAACAGCTCTAGCAGCCTCCATTAGAACAACTTTGAATTTGACTTCCCATATTTAATGCTAATGATGATCTTAGTTGCCTGGTCCCTTCAGCCGGTCCTGCTTGGGTGCATATCCGTACATTTTGGTGCCCTGTCGCTTACATTTTGGTGTCTTGCTCCTCTTCGATGGATCTTGAAAGGAAGATTCACTTAGATGGTTTAGATTAATATactatcaattttattattataatttttttaaatttttacgtaaaaatataataaataatttaatttttttaaatattaatttaattttttaaaatttttaaataataataatattaaaaaataatattttatttaactttcatttaaaattatctcatctcacttcattatctaaacaacctctaaGAGAACCAAACAAAGTTGGATAGATTGATAAGCactctctaaaaaaatatatttgtaatcatGAATTGGATAACCATAGTATATAATCGctttgtaaaaaattaataaaatatgtgatccacatttaaaaaaaattaattttttaataataaatctcgtttcttttcaaaacaattacatAGCGTTTACGCActtcacaaatatatataaaattatacattaGATATACCTTAACTATTTATATTCAAACCAAGGTAACCAATCCACACAGACTAGAGATGGAAGTGAATCAAATTCTCAGCATGAATGGAGGAGACGGAGAAACAAGCTATGCCAAAAACTCTTTAATTCAGGTATTATCTCTCTTACTCATGACCGATATAGTCACAATTTGCAATGTTTTTAGTCATCCATTTCGTTCGAAAAACTATTGAACCACTTGATTTTTCTTCCAGAAATGGGTGATGCTCAAGGCAAAGCCAATATTAGAAGAAAGCGTATTACGGCTCTCTCTAAGCAGATTCCCCGAGTGTGTAAAACTAGCAGATTTTGGATGTTCATCAGGACCCAACACGCTGTTGTTGGTTTGGGAGATTCTGGACATCATCCATGCAACATGCCAACGGGTTAATCGCAAGGCACCCATGTTCCAAGTGTTTCTTAATGATCTTCCAGGAAATGATTTCAATACCATATTCAGGTCTTTGCCGAGTTTTTATGAGAAACTAAAGAAAGAGAGGGGAAGTGAGTTTGAGCGCGCTTTTTTCATCGCAGGAATGCCTGGAACTTTCTATGGGAGGCTCTTTCCTGActgttttcttcattttgtttacTCTTCTTTCAGTCTTCATTGGCGTTCCCAGGTTAGCAGTTATGACCTTCACTGTTTCCTTTTGGTGGCCGTAGGATAATCATATGAGAAGGATATATAACACATCTCTCTCATcactggaaagaaaaaaaaaaaaaaaaaaaaaagagcatgcTTGGTGGCATTATGGAGATGCTTTTGGTACTGTTTTTCTTCTAAGAAGGCATCACGTCACTAATACTAGTCCAATCTActtattcaaattttgttaaagaaaaacaatttcgCATTACTCAAATGGCAGCAGATCTTTAAAGCATACATAAGCATGGAATTGCTTCCTATAAATATTCACCTGATCAAACATGTTGAAAATTGTATTTGCAGGTCCCTGAAGGGCTTGTAGGGGAATCAGGGGTTCCATTAAACAAGGGTAATATTCACATAGCAAAGACAAGCTCCCATAATGTGCTTAAAGCCTACTCGGATCTTTTTGAGAAAGACTTCACATTATTTTTAAGATCACGTTCGCAAGAGATGGTCCCTGGTGGTCACATGCTCCTTGTGATGATGGGAAGTACCAGGAAAGCTGATTCTTCTAGCAACCAAAGCTGCTCCATCTGGGAGTTATTAGGAATCACTCTAAATGACATGGTCCTAGAGGTACAGtacaattattttcttctttttctttgctgATTTAGTTGCATTAAGGGCAGGCAAACACAAGACTTTTTAATGCAAACAAAAGGGTTGTTTTTCACTCGTGTATTTCTTATTATAAGCGGGATTAATCCATGCAGGGAAAAGTTGAAGAGGCGAAATTGGACAGGTTCAATCTGCCATTTTATGCACCTACTATTGAGGAAGCCAAGGCCGTGATCCAAACAGAAGGAACCTTTAACATTCATCGATTTGAAACATTTGAAGCGGACTGGGATTGTAACATGGATGACATGAGTAACAAAGGGTTTAGTTTTGAAAAACCCGGTAGAGGCAAGTATGTGGCCATGAGTATAAGGGTGGTTGCAGAATCGATGCTGGTGGGTCATTTTGGAGAAGGGATCATGGATGACTTGTTTGAAAGATTTTCCAATAAGATAGAAGAATATTTGGAGGATGAGGAAGGCAAGTACTCGTTTATCACCATTTCCATGACCAAGAATGTTTAATATTTCTGATCACACTTCTCAACACCAGAATTAAGTTCTGCATTATATTCCAGTACGCATTCATGGAAACAATTCAGGTTTTGCGTGCCCATAGTCTGAATTTATGATCAGTATGATGTACTTTTCCtaccaaataaaaagaaaaggaagaaattcCTATGTACGAATGTGTGGTGTTGTGGACTGTGGAGAGTAGTATGGTTTGATTCCTAATtccctctatatatataatatatatcaccTTCATGCTCCAAATGGACGGTTGGACGCTGCCAGCTAAGTGATCCCTTACGCCTGGTTTGCCtgcaattaatttctttttacacGCCTATCACATATAAAGTGGAGAGGAGTGTCATCAAATTCACTCACGAAAAGCCACACGTCTTGTAACTTTATACTAATTCTCGGCAGATTAATACTTGTAATCAAGCTAAAAAAGGTGTTTTGATAGATAGGTTTTGTTTTTGGTGATATAAAGAACCATAATACTGGTCACGAGGTTCTCGCGGGTCCACATATATACCCATGAGTTCTCGTGACTAAAATATTAGAAGATGTGAGTTGAGacagataaaatatatatatatatatatggaaaactaAAATATTAGATGAGAAATCTAATCTTAATAAGATATGTTAAGTTTAATAACTTtaaatcaatttaatttattaaagatATGAACAATGTAGTGTGAACATTGTAGTTAGACAACAGGCTATTGGTTGATTTAAAAGTTAATCTCTagcttgactttttttttttttggatggaaatatgttttattgcattcattcataaacgaagttacaactgtgacttattaATACAGGAAAACCATACTATAAGTTAACTAACGCAGCTGCTTAGAAGCTTgcccgtcaacaaatttctttgtgacggacattgtctaaacttctacaccttttttttttaaaagagccGGTAGCCACATGTCCATTAGTGGCtccgtcccaagtttattaaaaaatcctCACTTATGGCAGAGGGAAACCGTGGTTACAGAACCAGCCTCTGGATtaacaaatgaagaaaaacaaagacCTCCCAAaagcaacccaaaaaaaaaaaaaaaccacaaaccaATCTAAACAAGCCTATAACAAAACAACGTCTAAACATGCCTAACAAAAAACTACACATGCCTAAAAACCAACACAccaccaaacaaaaaaacaaaaacaaactcaGCTAGAAGCGAAAAGAAGGAAGGCCCAGAGAATCAGTCCGAACAATGCCTTTCAAGAGATGAGGGCCTCTTTGAATGTTATCATAAATTTCCGTCCTCCCTCTTTCTCCTTCACGAGCTAAAAAATCCGCCGCAAAATTTGCTTCCCTGAATTGGTGTTCAACCATATAAGTCATTCCCCTCAATTCCTCACATAactcatcccaaaaatcccagAGATACCACAGCGTGCACTTCCTTGTACGAATCCAATCGACGACAATTTTAGAGTCactttcaataataatattattcatatgaaGCCGTTTACAAAGCCGAACTCCTTCCACAATGGCCTTTAATTCCGCACTATTATTGGTACCACGTCCGTAATACGTAGAGAAAGCCCCTTTCACGAGTCCATGACTATCCCTTATGATGCCACCACCTCCTGTATTACCGGGATTGCCTCGACAACTCCCATCACAATTAAGTTTAAACCAGCCCTCGGGAGGCCTAGACCATTTAACAATTCTTCCAGGTCTAGAATTTATATTCTGACATTGTaactgaaaattttcaaaaacggCTCTATCATGTTCTGAGAAATTTCGGCTGAGCAAAGAGTGTCACCTAGCAATTTAATCCAAACACGAATAGCTCGCCAAACCTGATCCGCATTTTCAGTTTTCCCCTCCATTCTCGCTTTACATCTTCTTTTCCAAAGACACCACGTAATTAAACAAGGAATTAAACCAATCAACGTTCCCTTGATGGAAGACTTCTTGGCATAATTAAACCAATGCAACACTCTGGATTTCCAAGACCAATGATTTGTCGAAGGGATCCCCATTTCTGTGCTAGCAACCACCCAAACCTGAGTCGCAACCTCTCCCCAGGAGAAAATATGGTCTATGCTTTCTGTTTGACGCCTCAAACAACAATCACAAGCCGAAGCTAACGATACCCCTTTATGCTGAATACGATCATCCACtgccaaagaattaaaccagcTCCTCCACATACACATAGATATCCGTGTAGGTAAACAATTATGCCAAAACCACCCATGAACCGGTAATAACTGCCCTTTACTC contains:
- the LOC122309576 gene encoding probable jasmonic acid carboxyl methyltransferase 2 produces the protein MEVNQILSMNGGDGETSYAKNSLIQKWVMLKAKPILEESVLRLSLSRFPECVKLADFGCSSGPNTLLLVWEILDIIHATCQRVNRKAPMFQVFLNDLPGNDFNTIFRSLPSFYEKLKKERGSEFERAFFIAGMPGTFYGRLFPDCFLHFVYSSFSLHWRSQVPEGLVGESGVPLNKGNIHIAKTSSHNVLKAYSDLFEKDFTLFLRSRSQEMVPGGHMLLVMMGSTRKADSSSNQSCSIWELLGITLNDMVLEGKVEEAKLDRFNLPFYAPTIEEAKAVIQTEGTFNIHRFETFEADWDCNMDDMSNKGFSFEKPGRGKYVAMSIRVVAESMLVGHFGEGIMDDLFERFSNKIEEYLEDEEGKYSFITISMTKNV